The genomic segment TTCCCGGCAGGTTCACCGCGACGCTGGTTCCGGGCCCGCCGTTGCCCCAGTCCTTGGTGAACGGTCCATCCTGGCTGTGGGTCAGCGTCTGCACGACCGAGTAGCCGTCGTTGCCCCCGTTCGAGTCGACCGAGATCTCGAACTTGAACTCGTCGGATGTCCCGTTGTCGTGGTCGTTGACGACCTGGAAGTACTCGAGGCGGATCGTCGCCTGCCCGGCGAGGTTCGCTCCACCGAGCCCCGTCTGCGTCGAGGTGTAACCGAGCGTCTGGATCACGAGATCGAGCGGCGCGTCGTCGGTTCGGAGCCCGGAGTGGTTCGAGGAGACCAGGTTGTTGTCGCAGCCGGTCAGGAACGGCGACTCGGCGGGCACGACGCCGTCGAAGCCGTGCGACACACCGTCACCGTTGAAGTCGTAGGACAGTGCCTGCAAGTACCACGGATCGCCGCCGACGCACGAGTAGTACTCGCCTGCCGGTTCTGCGTACCCCATGTTGGTCAGGAACCGCGAGCCGGGTCGCATATCGCCGCCGGACGCGTTCCAAACGCCGAAGAGCGGCAGCGTCGAGGGGAACCAGCCGAGGATCGTGCCGTGGTTCGGCGTGCCGAGCATGATCAGGTCGTCGACCTGGGCCTTCCACTTGGTCGACACGTCGGGGACGCCGTTCCCCGACCAGCCCGTGGCGTCGCTCCAGTTCTCGACGTCGGCTCCGCCTTTCTCGATGAGGAAGCGGGAGGTGAGGCCGCCCATCGAGTGCGAGACGATGTCGATCTTCTGCGTTGTCGCGTAGCCATTCGCCGTGAGACACGAGTCGATCGCCGGCTGGAGGATCTTGCCCGCGAGGTACGACAGGTGCTGGCTGCCCGACGTCGGCGCGTACGTCAGCGCCTGCGTACCCGTCTGCGAGGAGTTGCAGTCGAGCACGGGGAACCCCTGCGCCTGGAGCTTGGGGATCATCTCGTCGAAAGAGCCACCGGTCCCCGTCCAGCCGTGCACGAGCAGGATCGGAAAGATCCCTTCATGGGCTCGTCCGAGCGAGGGAACAAGCAGTGCGGCGGTCAGACCCAGAACGGCGAGCAGCGCGCGCGGCCGCATACGACCCCCTCTGGCCGGGCCGCCCCGTCCCGGGTGGGACGGCACCCGTGGCGCCCGTTACCGGTGGGTAACGTATGAAATGGCGACCGGAATGTCTAGAACCGCCGGGTTCGCTCCCTCGCCTTGCTGGGGATCGGGAGCCGCCCTTAGCCCGTCAGGAGATCTCGTAGAGCGACGGACGCGATGGACCCGATCGTGAACAGATCACGCAGCTGAGACGTCGGCACGGATACGAGCGTCATCTCCGTGATGGCCTCGATCCCCGCGCGGATCGCTTCTCCGCCGATCATGGTGATGTCACCGAAGGGGTCGCCTGGACCCAGGCGCGCGCTACCTCCCTGCCTTCCACGATCACCCGGGCCCGGCCGGCGATCACGACGAACCGCGTCCCCTTCGCTCATGAACGGCGGCGCGGCGGGATAAGAACTAGGCCCGGACCAGCGGCAGCCCCGCCGGCTCGAACCGCCGAAAGTCGCTCGGGTTCGAAGTCGCGAGCGCCGCGCCCGCTCGCAACGCGGTCGCGGCCACCATGCAGTCGACGAGCGAACCGCGCCGCCTGCCCGAGGCGTTGAAAAGGCCGGCAGCACTCACAGAATCGTCGGCGAGGAACGGCTCGGGCTCGGGGAACAGCCTCCCCGCCGCCTCGAGGTCGCGCGGGGACAGAGGCCCGCAGAGGAACTCGGCCCAACAGATCGCGCTGATGCCGATCTCCGTGCGATCCCGGAGCCACCCGCGAAGGAGACCGTCCTCATGGGTTCTTCGTTGAAGCGCTCGGATCAGGAAGCTGGTGTCGAGGTGGATCATCGGATGCCGCGCTCGCGAGCCTCCGAAGACGCGCGACGCTCGTCGCGGACGGCGCGCGTCCACTCACGCGCCCGGGCCGGGGTCATGCCGAGCGAGCGCTGGAGCTCGTCGAGCGCCAGGAGAGCGTCGGGTGTACCCCCTTCACTCGCCTGCTCGGCGATGAGCACGGCCCGACGCAGGGCCTCGGACTTCGAGACCCTCCATCGCGTCGAGATCCGCTCGAGTGCGCGGATGGTGCGGAGGTCCAATGAGAACGTCGACTTCACCGAGAGACGGGCCATAATAAAAGAGTTTATGGCCATACTCGAATGCGCGTCAAACCATTCGCGGGCGCAAGAATGAAAGACGCTCAGGTCTGCGGCGTGATCGCGGCCCGGCCGACGGAGAAGTACTTCGCCTCGGGGTGGTGGACGATGATGGCCGAAGTGGACTGCTCGGGGACGAGCTGGAACTCCTCGGAAAGGCTCACGCCGATCCGCTCGGGGTCGAGCAGGTCGAAGATCTGCTTCTGGTCCTCCAGGTTCGGGCAGGCGGGGTAGCCGAACGAGTAGCGCGAGCCCCGATAGCCCTGATCGAAGAGATCGCCGACGGTCGCCCCGTCCTCGCCCGCGAAGCCGAGCTCCTGGCGGATGCGCTTGTGCCAGAACTCGGCCAGCGCCTCGGCCATCTCGACGCCCATCCCGTGCAGATAGAGATAGTCGCGATACTCGTTGGCTTCGAAGAGCTCGGCCGCGCGCTCGCTGATCTTCGAGCCCATGGTGACGACGTGGAACGCAACGGTGTCCATCTCCCCGCTCGACACCGGCCGGAAGAAGTCGGCGATGTTCAGGTACCGGCCCCGAGGCTGCCGTGGGAACGTGAAACGCACCGCCTCGCGCGCCGGATCCTCGGGGTCGTAGACGATCAAATCGTCGCCTTCCGACTGCGCCGGGAAGTATCCGTACACGACCGCCGGAACCAGCAACCCCTCGGAGATGCATCGATCGAGCGTCGACCGGAAGATCGGCTCGACTTCGGCCTCGACGTAGGCGTCGTACTCCTCGCGGTTCTGTCCTTTCTTCGGCCGGAACTGCCACTGTCCGCGATAGAGCGCCGTCTTGTTGAGATAGCTCGCGATCTCGAGCGTGTTCAGGCCCTTCACGACCCGGGAGCCGAGGAACGGCGCGGCAGGCACCGGCACATCGATCGCGACGTCGGAGCGCGCCGGGACCTCCGGCTGCTCCTTCACCGCGGTCGCGGCCCGCACGCGTTTCGGCTTCTGTGCCGCGTCCACGACGGCGCCGCCGCGCTTCTCCGCCATCAGCTCGTCCATCTTGTGCAAGCCCTCGAACGCGTCGCGCCCGTAGAAGACCTTCCCGTTGTAGAGTGCGCGGAGATCGTCCTCCACGTACGAGCGCGTCAGCGCCGCGCCGCCGAGCAGAACGGGATACCCGTGGAGGTCGCGACGGTTCAGCTCCTCGAGGTCCTCGCGCATGATGATCGTCGACTTCACGAGCAAGCCCGAAAGCCCAATCACGTCGACCTTTTCGCGCTCGGCGGCTTCGATGATCGTTGAGATCGGCTGTTTGATCCCGATGTTGAAGACCGTGTAGCCGTTGTTGGTAAGGATGATGTCCACCAGGTTCTTCCCGATGTCGTGGACGTCGCCCTTCACCGTCGCGAGCACGATCTTGCCTTTCGAGCCGTCCCCGGCCTTCTCCATGTGCGGCTCGAGGTGCGCCACCGCGGCCTTCATGGTCTCCGCCGATTGCAAGACGAACGGCAGCTGCATCTGGCCGGACCCGAACAGCTCTCCGACGACCTTCATCCCGTCGAGCAGATGCGTGTTGATGATCTCGAGCGCCGGCTGCTTGGTCAGAGCCTCGTCGAGGTCCGCCTCGAGCCCTTCTCGCTCTCCGTCGATGATGCGGCGCTTCAACCGCTCTTCGAGCGGCAAGTGGGACAGATCTTCCTTGGTTGCCCGTGTCGAGTCCACGCCCTCGAAAAGGCCGATGTAGGTCTGCAGCGGATCGTAGCCGTCGCGGCGACGGTCGTAGATGATGTCGAGCGCGACCTCGCGCTGGCGCTCGTCGATCCGAGACATCGGAAGGATCTGCGCCGGTGAAACGATCGCGGCGTCGAGCCCCGCCTGGACCGCCTCATGCAAGAACACCGAATTCAACACCTGACGCGCGGCCGGCGACACCCCGAACGAGACGTTCGAGATGCCGAGCGACGTGAACGCGCCCGGGATCTCCTCCTTGATGGCCTTGACCGCTTCCAGGGTCTCGATGCCGGCACGCCGCTGCTCCTCCATCCCGGTCGTGATCGGGAAGACCAGCACGTCGAAGATCAAGTCGTGCGGCTGCAGACCCGCCTGCTCGTGCGCGATATCGACGAGTCGCTTGCAGACCTCGAGCTTCCAGTCCTTCGTCGTCGCCTGGCCTTGCTCGTCGATCGCGAGCGCAACACACGCGGCCCCGTACTTCTTCGCCAATCTCAGGTTTCGCATGAGCCGCGTGTCTCCGCCGGTGCCCTCCTCGAGGTTGATCGAATTGATCACCGATCTGCCGCCGAGCAGCTTGAGCCCCGACTCGATCACCTGCGGCTCGGTCGAGTCGAGGACCAGCGGAAGCGTGACCTGGGTCCGGAAGCGCGAGATCAGCTCCGCCATGTCGGCGACCCCGTCCCGGCCGGTGAAGTCGACCGACACGTCGAGCGCATGCGCGCCTTCGCGCGTCTGCTCCTTCGCGACGCGAACCGTCGCGTCGAAGTCCTCGTTGCCGACCAGCTCCTTGAACTTGCGCGAGCCTTGGACGTTGCACCGCTCACCGATCACGAGGAACGACGTCTCCTGGTGGAACGGCTGCGCGATGTAGAGTGACGCGCTGCCGGGCTCCAGCGACGCATCGGACCGATCCTTCGGCATCGTGCCGCCGAGCGCGTCGGCGAGAAGCTTGATGTGCTCGGGCGTCGTGCCGCAGCAGCCGCCGGCGATGTTGGTGCCGAACTCCTTCACGAAGACCGTGTGGTGGCGGACGAACTCTTCCGGCGAGAGCGGATAGTACGGCTTGCCGTGCCGGAGCTCGGGCAGACCCGCGTTGGGCAGGACGCTCACGAACTTCCGCGAGGACTGGCACAGGAAGCGCACGTGCTCGGTCATCTCGACAGGGCCGGTCGCGCAGTTCACGCCGATCACATCGATCGCGCCGAACGGTTCGAGCGCCGTCAGCGCCGCGGCGATCTCGGTCCCCAGCAGCATCGCGCCGGTCGTCTCGATCGTGACCTGCACGATGAGCGGCAGCTTCTTCCCGGTTCTCTCGAACGCGGAGACGGCGCCCGACACCGCGGTCTTCACCTGGAGCATGTCCTGGCAGGTCTCGATGATCAGCACGTCGGCGCCGCCATCGACGAGTCCGCGCGACTGCTCCTCGTACGAGGCCTCGAGCTCGTCGAAGGTCGCGTGTCCAAGGCTCGGCAGTTTGGTGCCGGGTCCGATCGAGCCGATGACCCACCGCGGCCGGTCGGTGAAGCTCGACGCGACCTCTTTGGCGATCCGCGCGCCGGTGACGTTGAGCTCGTAGACCTGGTCGGCCATCTCGTACTCGCCTTGGACGACGAGGTTGGCCCCGAAGGTGTTGGTCTCGACGGCGTCGGCGCCGGCCTCCAGGTAGCAGGCGTGGATCTGCGCGATCACGTCCGGCTTCGACAGGTTCAGGACCTCGGAGTTGCCCTCCTTGTTCCAGAAGTCGTCCAGGGACAGGTCGGCGGCCTGGATCTGCGTCCCCATGGCCCCATCGAAGATCAGGACCCGTTCACGCAGCGTGGCAAGGAAGTCGCTCATGTTCCAGGGATTGTAGCGATAGCACCGGCCAAACCTGAGGGAAAAAACCCAGGACACAGGAACGAGCGAACGCTCGCAGAACGGACGACCCGGCCTTTCCTCGTAGCAAGCTCCGCGCGTAGAGTGAGCACGGTGCGGAGATCCCGCGGCCGAGTTAGGGGGGACAAATGCCAGACGATCTCCGTGTTCCGTCCTCGAACCAGACGGAACGACCGGCACGACGGCAGCCGCGTCGCATCGCCTTCGTAGCCATCACGGCCATCGCTCTTGTGGCCGTGATCGCACCGATGGCGGTGGGACGGGATCGCCCGTTCGGCACCTCGGACATGTTCCTGCTGAAGTGGGGCGGGAACGCGGCCGAGTTCGACAGCAGTTCCGGCTCCGGGAACACCGGCGCCGGTGGTCAATTCTCGACGAGCCAGATCGAGAAGTTCCGCTGTGAGTCCTCCGGCGATCCTTCCGAGTTCGTCGACATGAGCTGCAACACGACCGAGTACGGCCAGAACTTCGCCCCGGACAACGAGATCGCCATCGCGGTCGACCCGAACGACCCCGATCACCTTCTCGCGGGGTCGAACGACTACTACTACCGGTTCAACAACTCGACCGGGGCCCGGCAGGCCTTGGTGCCTACCGGCTTCTTCACCTCGTTCGACGGTGGCAAGAATTGGGTGGACGGCCAGATCCCGCAGCAGAGCGGGAACGGCGCCGGCGACCCATCGCCCGCATTCGACGGCAAGCACGGCGTCGCACTCATGGCGCAGCTCGAGAACGTCGGCGGGCAGGGCGGCCCCTGGGCGGCGATGGGCAACGTGACGGTCAGTCGCTCGACCGACGGCGGCCTCAACTGGAGCCAGTCGATCAAGGTGTTCAAGGGCCAGGGCGCCGGGATCGGACCGGCGAACAACGCGGTCTTCTGGGACAAGGAATGGCTGACGGTCAACAACTACCCGGGCACGCCCGGCTACGGCCGTGCGGTCATCACGGCAACCCGGTTCCTCAACGGTCCGCAGGGGTCCTACACGGAGTCGCCGATCTACATGAGCTACTCGGACGATGGTGGGGCAACGTGGTCGGAGCCCAGCAAGATCTCCGGGAAGAACCCTGAGGTCTGCACGTACCAGGAGACCGGCCCCGACGACGGCTCCTGCGACGAGGACCAGTTCGGGATCCCGGAGTTCGGGCCCGACGGGACGCTCTTCGTGCATTTCATCAACGGGCAGCACGAAGAGGAATGGGAGCAGGACTTCGAGTTCGATTCCCAGCTCATGGTCGTGAAGGCTGCGCCGACGAGCGGCGTTCCGGCCTTCGGGGATCCCGTTCACGTCGTGGACCTCGAAGACGGCGGCACCGACATGCCGTTCAGCGTCATCGGCCGGCAGACGATCTGGGGGCACCAGATCCGCTGGACGCCGGTGGGGAACATCTCGGTGAACCCGACCGACCCCGACGACGTCGTGATCGTTTACGCCGACCGCGGCACGGCGAACCCGAATGCGACCGATCCTGCGTACGAGGGGTGCTTGTTCGCAGCGAGGAACCAGGCGAACGATTACGACCCGTGTGACGCGCACGAGGGCTTCGACACCGACGTCTATCTCGCGCGTTCGTCGGACGGGGGTGAGACCTGGAACGGACGGGAGTTGCTCGACGACGCAGGCGGTGCCCCCCAGTGGTTCCCTTGGGCCGACCACGGCCCCGATGGAACGCTCGCGATCGCGTGGGACGAGGACACCGCACCCGCCCCCGCCGACACCTTCGAGCACGTGCTCTGGGTGGACGGCGGCGGCAAGCAGGCACTAGGCCCCGAAGAGCAGGTCGACATCTCGGTGACGCACTGGAGCGGCCAGTACGTGCCGCAGTCCGCGTGGCCGACGATCTGCGGCCCCGCCGGGTACAGCGACCCGCCCATCACCGACGCGGAAGGCAAGGACTGCAACGTCTTCCACGGCGACTACACGGGGCTGGCCGTCGGGCCGGACGGCGCGATCCATGTCGTGTGGACGGGACTGAACGTGCTCTCCACCTCCACGCAGGTGGATGGCTACACGGGGGAGCTGCACGACGGATACCGCCAGGACGCGAATTACGCGCAACGCTAGCGGGAACCGAGGACGGAGAGACCCCGGGCCGAGCGCCCGGGGTTTCTTCTATGCGGGGAGGTTCTCTTCGGTGATCTCCGTGAGCAGGGGATTCTCTCGATCCCGGTCCGAGACGATCCGCTCGCCTTCCGGCCAAGGGATCGCCAAGGTCGGGTCGTCGAAGCGGACCCCGAGCTCGTCGGAGCCGTCGAAGTACTCGTCGACCAGATAGGTCATGGTCACGTCGGTCAGGGCGAAGAAGCCGTGCCCGACGCCGGGCGGGATGTAGACCCCGGCCTCGTTCCGCTCGCCGATCTCGAGCGTCTGGACGGCTTTGAAGGTCGGCGACGACTGGCGCAGGTCGACGAGTGCGACGAAAGAACGCCCGACCGGCACGTACCAGTAGTCCGCCTGGAAGAGGTGGTAGTGGATTCCACGGAGGACGCCCGGCGCGGAATCGGAGCGGTTGCCTTGAACCATCTCGCGAGCGCCGGGGATCCAATTGCGACGGAAGGTCTCGACGAAGCGCCCGCGCGGATCCGGGTGCGACTGCAGCTCGACGACGTACACGCCGCCGATCGTTTTCGACTCGTTCACATGGGCCACGGCGCGGAAGTCTATCGGAGCGCGACGCTCCGCGCGGCGGGCGTCTACTCGTCGATCAGGAGAGGCGCCGGCGCCACACGCCGAGCCCCGTCGCCAGCATGATGAGCAACAGGGCCTGCGCTCCCGCCCCGCCGAGGCCGGTCGCGGGGAGACCCGGCGTTTCCTTCGTGCCCTTCACGACGGGCTTCGGAGCCGGTTTGGTTACCGGATTCAAAACGGGGGACGTCGCTGCCGGAGCCAAGAACGACGGGCCTCCCGTTTGCCGGATGAACGCCGGCAGAGCGACGGCGCCGTCATGCCGGGTATCCGAATAGGCGGCGACCATGGCGCCCGTGGTGTCGATGTCGATCGTGAAGTAATCACCGAGGCGCCGGTCGATCAGCTGAGCCTGACAAACGGTTCCCTGTGCGCACACCGTTCCCGTGTGGAATGCCTCGGTGATGGCTCGGGCTCCGCGGAAGTTCGGGGGAAGCTTCCC from the Actinomycetota bacterium genome contains:
- a CDS encoding PIN domain-containing protein, whose protein sequence is MIHLDTSFLIRALQRRTHEDGLLRGWLRDRTEIGISAICWAEFLCGPLSPRDLEAAGRLFPEPEPFLADDSVSAAGLFNASGRRRGSLVDCMVAATALRAGAALATSNPSDFRRFEPAGLPLVRA
- the metH gene encoding methionine synthase; the protein is MSDFLATLRERVLIFDGAMGTQIQAADLSLDDFWNKEGNSEVLNLSKPDVIAQIHACYLEAGADAVETNTFGANLVVQGEYEMADQVYELNVTGARIAKEVASSFTDRPRWVIGSIGPGTKLPSLGHATFDELEASYEEQSRGLVDGGADVLIIETCQDMLQVKTAVSGAVSAFERTGKKLPLIVQVTIETTGAMLLGTEIAAALTALEPFGAIDVIGVNCATGPVEMTEHVRFLCQSSRKFVSVLPNAGLPELRHGKPYYPLSPEEFVRHHTVFVKEFGTNIAGGCCGTTPEHIKLLADALGGTMPKDRSDASLEPGSASLYIAQPFHQETSFLVIGERCNVQGSRKFKELVGNEDFDATVRVAKEQTREGAHALDVSVDFTGRDGVADMAELISRFRTQVTLPLVLDSTEPQVIESGLKLLGGRSVINSINLEEGTGGDTRLMRNLRLAKKYGAACVALAIDEQGQATTKDWKLEVCKRLVDIAHEQAGLQPHDLIFDVLVFPITTGMEEQRRAGIETLEAVKAIKEEIPGAFTSLGISNVSFGVSPAARQVLNSVFLHEAVQAGLDAAIVSPAQILPMSRIDERQREVALDIIYDRRRDGYDPLQTYIGLFEGVDSTRATKEDLSHLPLEERLKRRIIDGEREGLEADLDEALTKQPALEIINTHLLDGMKVVGELFGSGQMQLPFVLQSAETMKAAVAHLEPHMEKAGDGSKGKIVLATVKGDVHDIGKNLVDIILTNNGYTVFNIGIKQPISTIIEAAEREKVDVIGLSGLLVKSTIIMREDLEELNRRDLHGYPVLLGGAALTRSYVEDDLRALYNGKVFYGRDAFEGLHKMDELMAEKRGGAVVDAAQKPKRVRAATAVKEQPEVPARSDVAIDVPVPAAPFLGSRVVKGLNTLEIASYLNKTALYRGQWQFRPKKGQNREEYDAYVEAEVEPIFRSTLDRCISEGLLVPAVVYGYFPAQSEGDDLIVYDPEDPAREAVRFTFPRQPRGRYLNIADFFRPVSSGEMDTVAFHVVTMGSKISERAAELFEANEYRDYLYLHGMGVEMAEALAEFWHKRIRQELGFAGEDGATVGDLFDQGYRGSRYSFGYPACPNLEDQKQIFDLLDPERIGVSLSEEFQLVPEQSTSAIIVHHPEAKYFSVGRAAITPQT
- a CDS encoding sialidase family protein: MPDDLRVPSSNQTERPARRQPRRIAFVAITAIALVAVIAPMAVGRDRPFGTSDMFLLKWGGNAAEFDSSSGSGNTGAGGQFSTSQIEKFRCESSGDPSEFVDMSCNTTEYGQNFAPDNEIAIAVDPNDPDHLLAGSNDYYYRFNNSTGARQALVPTGFFTSFDGGKNWVDGQIPQQSGNGAGDPSPAFDGKHGVALMAQLENVGGQGGPWAAMGNVTVSRSTDGGLNWSQSIKVFKGQGAGIGPANNAVFWDKEWLTVNNYPGTPGYGRAVITATRFLNGPQGSYTESPIYMSYSDDGGATWSEPSKISGKNPEVCTYQETGPDDGSCDEDQFGIPEFGPDGTLFVHFINGQHEEEWEQDFEFDSQLMVVKAAPTSGVPAFGDPVHVVDLEDGGTDMPFSVIGRQTIWGHQIRWTPVGNISVNPTDPDDVVIVYADRGTANPNATDPAYEGCLFAARNQANDYDPCDAHEGFDTDVYLARSSDGGETWNGRELLDDAGGAPQWFPWADHGPDGTLAIAWDEDTAPAPADTFEHVLWVDGGGKQALGPEEQVDISVTHWSGQYVPQSAWPTICGPAGYSDPPITDAEGKDCNVFHGDYTGLAVGPDGAIHVVWTGLNVLSTSTQVDGYTGELHDGYRQDANYAQR
- the rfbC gene encoding dTDP-4-dehydrorhamnose 3,5-epimerase; its protein translation is MAHVNESKTIGGVYVVELQSHPDPRGRFVETFRRNWIPGAREMVQGNRSDSAPGVLRGIHYHLFQADYWYVPVGRSFVALVDLRQSSPTFKAVQTLEIGERNEAGVYIPPGVGHGFFALTDVTMTYLVDEYFDGSDELGVRFDDPTLAIPWPEGERIVSDRDRENPLLTEITEENLPA